The Engystomops pustulosus chromosome 4, aEngPut4.maternal, whole genome shotgun sequence genome contains a region encoding:
- the LOC140128605 gene encoding extracellular calcium-sensing receptor-like: MRQYVEIRQPNLNTEPKPNHRFPSSLLISHFSTSPLLSDRSKFPSFFRTIPSDTFQSQGLAQLLQHFNWTWVGLLAVDNDYGQHGIQLVKKEIAKYGACVAFSETIRRSQPDRNAPYIVKAMKMSTASVVIVFSNDIDFVPVLDEMLRQNITGKTLIASEAWSTSTLVTLERFADILSGTLGFALFSGIIHGFQPFLNKVHPSTSLGEEWVKLLWEQTFSCKFLNDSTVNNSRETQCTGEESLEGVLNSYNDVSSLRVTFNVYNAVHVVAKALEDLSNCNRRRNQVFDVNCAKLWNFKPWQLLKFMKRVRLTLSSGRDLYFDDNGDPPAIYDIVNWQLSPDGTLKKVKVGSYDANSTHVFTINSSYLYWSGGGQQAPSSACSLSCPLGYRKVSIEKEPMCCFHCIPCPQGEISNHTDSANCYRCPWNQWPNAERSRCLSKTIEYLSYDDVLGSTLMTISLASSLVPIAILKLYIQHKLSPLVKANNISLSCLLLICLFFCFISAVIFIGYPSSGKCLLRQIIFGVVFALCISCILAKTLLVVFAFLATRPCSRLQTFSKISFSYSLIIFCFFIQCVLCITWVSLAPPFSQYNIHDFPGLIVVECNEGSAFAFWTMLGYLGLLAFISFFVAFISRRLPDTFNEATYITFSMLAFVTVWMSYVPASLSSRGKYTVAMEVFAILCSSWSLVICMFIPKCFILLLRPNLNTKTHGFVENYIELLIRFYSPGPHVELSALTASS, from the exons ATAAGCCATTTCTCTACCAGTCCACTCCTAAGTGATCGGTCAAAGTTCCCTTCCTTCTTTAGGACAATCCCCAGTGACACCTTTCAATCTCAAGGACTGGCTCAACTTTTGCAACATTTTAACTGGACTTGGGTTGGCTTGTTGGCAGTAGACAATGATTATGGACAACATGGAATTCAACTAGTCAAAAAGGAAATAGCTAAGTATGGAGCATGTGTGGCTTTCAGTGAGACAATTCGGAGAAGTCAACCTGATCGGAATGCTCCATATATAGTGAAGGCCATGAAGATGTCAACAGCTAGTGTGGTTATTGTCTTCTCCAATGATATAGACTTTGTTCCTGTTTTGGATGAGATGTTGAGGCAAAATATCACAGGCAAGACATTGATTGCCAGCGAAGCTTGGTCTACATCTACTTTAGTGACCCTGGAGAGATTTGCTGATATTCTCTCAGGCACCCTAGGTTTTGCACTCTTTAGCGGCATTATCCATGGATTTCAGCCTTTTCTTAATAAAGTCCATCCTTCAACTTCTCTTGGAGAGGAGTGGGTGAAATTGCTCTGGGAACAAACTTTTAGCTGTAAATTTTTGAATGACTCTACTGTGAACAATTCTAGAGAAACCCAATGCACTGGAGAAGAAAGTCTAGAAGGTGTCCTAAACAGTTACAATGATGTATCAAGTTTAAGAGTCACGTTTAATGTCTACAATGCGGTCCATGTGGTGGCCAAAGCTTTGGAAGACCTCAGTAACTGTAATAGAAGAAGGAATCAAGTTTTTGATGTTAACTGTGCAAAGTTATGGAACTTCAAGCCATGGCag CTCCTAAAGTTTATGAAGAGAGTTAGACTAACACTCAGCAGTGGAAGGGATCTCTATTTCGATGACAATGGAGACCCACCTGCAATCTATGACATTGTGAACTGGCAGTTGAGTCCAGATGGAACCTTAAAGAAGGTCAAAGTTGGCAGCTATGATGCCAACTCTACTCACGTATTCACAATCAATTCAAGTTACCTATATTGGTCTGGTGGAGGCCAACAG GCCCCTTCTTCGGCCTGCAGTCTGAGCTGTCCtttgggttatcggaaggtgagCATAGAAAAGGAACCCATGTGCTGCTTTCATTGCATTCCTTGTCCTCAAGGAGAGATCTCCAATCACACAG ACTCCGCTAACTGCTATCGTTGTCCGTGGAATCAATGGCCAAATGCAGAAAGGTCGAGATGTCTTTCCAAGACCATAGAGTACCTGTCTTATGACGATGTTCTAGGCTCAACCTTGATGACTATCAGCCTTGCTTCTTCCTTGGTTCCTATTGCAATCTTAAAGCTCTACATTCAACATAAATTGAGCCCCTTAGTCAAAGCCAATAACATCTCCTTAAGTTGTCTTCTTCTCATATGCTTGTTCTTCTGCTTCATTTCAGCTGTAATTTTCATTGGTTACCCCAGTTCAGGGAAGTGTCTCCTACGCCAGATCATATTTGGAGTAGTCTTCGCTCTTTGTATTTCTTGTATTTTGGCCAAAACTCTTCTAGTGGTTTTTGCGTTCTTGGCCACCCGACCCTGTAGTAGACTTCAAACATTCTCCAAAATCAGTTTTTCTTACAGTTTGATTATTTTCTGTTTCTTTAtacagtgtgtcctgtgtataacatGGGTGTCCCTTGCTCCTCCATTTTCACAGTACAATATTCATGATTTTCCTGGTCTTATTGTTGTGGAGTGCAATGAGGGATCTGCATTTGCTTTCTGGACTATGTTGGGATATCTGGGTCTCTTGGCTTTCATCAGTTTCTTTGTTGCTTTTATTTCTCGGAGATTACCTGATACGTTCAATGAGGCCACCTATATCACATTCAGCATGTTGGCTTTTGTCACTGTCTGGATGTCCTATGTACCAGCTTCTCTGAGTTCACGGGGAAAATACACAGTAGCTATGGAAGTTTTTGCAATCTTGTGTTCGAGCTGGTCCCTAGTCATCTGCATGTTCATCCCCAAATGCTTCATTTTACTGTTGCGGCCAAACTTGAACACAAAAacccat ggctttgTAGAGAACTACATTGAGCTACTGATACGCTTCTATAGTCCAGGACCACACGTAGAACTATCTGCATTAACAGCATCATCTTAA